Genomic DNA from Streptomyces sp. GS7:
CCACTGGGACGCCATCGTCCAGACCGTCGGCCTGGCCACGTGGCGGCAGCTCGGGAAGCAGCGCCCGCATGCGGCTCAGGCGCGTGTCAAGATCTTCGCGCAGCTTGGCATACTCCACCGCGTAGTCGGGTTCCGGCTCACGTACGTAGCGGCTGGGCGTGAGGTCCACCTCGTCGTCGAGCAGATCGATCAGCGGCACCTCCGCCTCTTGGTGCGACTGAGGCTCCCACGGTCCGTCGGGGCTATTGGCGCTGAGATCCACCATGCGTACGGTCCCCGTTGCCCGCCCAGGGGCGGGGGGGCGGCTCAGCAGCCACAGGTGTAGAGGAAGTGCGTGGCTGGCAGCGAGGCCCTGCGGTAGAGCTACCACTGCGGCGACGCCACCGCGTCGCACCAACTCCGCCCGGATTCTGCGACCGGAGCGGCGATGGGCGACCGATGCTGGCAGGACCACCACAGCTCGCCCGCCAGGTGCCGTGTGGTAGTAGCAATGCTGAAGCCAGGCGAGTTCGCTCTCCCCGCGTGAGGGCACACCCGCCCCCCAGCGCGCATCGATGAGCAGCTGCTCCCGGCCCCAGTCGGCAACGGCGGTCGGCGGCTCGCACACGACCAGGTCCGCCCGGAGATCGGGGAACGCGTCAGCCCGCAACGAGTCGCCCGCCACGACCTGAACCGGCGCCGCCGTCCCGGTGGCGGCCAAGGCCGCGCGCACCTGAGCCACGCGCGTCGCGTCTACGTGTGTGTCCTGTCCCAGCCTGCACTGGACCGCACCGCCGCCCACCGCAACGAGAAGCGAGCCGATGCCGCATGCGGGGTCGAAGACGGTGCCAGAGGTTTCACCAGCGAATTCCCGGACAGCGCGAGCCAGCCGCGGTGTCGAGGCCCCGTCCAACGCAGCGCGCGCAGTGGACTCCAGCAGACGGCCACAGAGTCCGTCCATCACTTCCGTGGGCGTCCGCTGCGCGACCAGCCCGTCGACCGCCCCGCGTGCAGCCCGGTCGGTCAACTCACCGCGGCCGCCGAGGAGATAGTCCCCAACCGCAGCCAGCGCAATGGCCATGTTCTCGCCGTAGGTGCCACGCAGTGCCTGCCAGAGCCGAACCTCCCCGCTGACCTCGCGGCCTTCTCGCTGATCCTGCAGCCACTGCTGCACCTGGGCAAGTGAGAACAGTGGACTTACCGAGGTACCGCCGACGGGCGAGGGGAAGTCCGAACGGCGCCTGCGCCAGTTGGAAACCGCAGCGCGCGTCACTCCCGCCAACCGTGCGATCTCCGCAGCGGTCACCGCGGCACCAGGCGCCTCGTTTTCTGTGGCCATGGCACGACCGTACACTAGAGTCAGCATCGCCCCAAGTTACATCACGTTGACATCGTCAACCGAGTAATGGGAGCTTGTCGTCAAGCGCCCGGCAATGCGGACGCCCACGCCACACACGCCCAAGTCGCTTCCAGCCCGCTGGGGGTCGAGTGAGGGGAATCGATCATGGCCACTGATCACCAGCACGACGAAGAGGACAGCCGCGAGAGCATCGACAGTCTCTGCCGTGACTGGGAGCGCCTGGTCTTTCGGCTGCGCAGAACTGGTGACGAGGTCCGTGCCCTCCACGCGCGCATGACGCCGTGGCACGGGTCAGAACCGCGACGCGCGGCCGACTGGGAATGGATCATGAAAGCGTTCGCGCGAGAAGCCGCAACCGCCAACAGAAGCAACTTCGAGAGCTTGATCTTCCGAACCACAGAACTGCACCACCGTGGTACCGAGATCCTCAATCCGGACCGCGGACCCCAGCCCATCCCGTCACCGTTTGTGCGACGGATGCCCGAAGATCAGGCCAAGACCGAAGCTGAGCGCTACGAACGCCAGGGTCGACATGTGCTCGCCTACCAAGAACACATCCGTCACTGCCTCGACCATTTCGTCACCGCTTGGACGGCACTCATCGACGGCTGCTCGATCTGTGACTGGGAGATGATCGACGACGAATTCCCCAAGCTCGCCGAGTTGACCACAGAAGCCCAACGAGCCTTCGACATCTGGGTATCGCTCGACCGATAGCTGCACATCACCAGGCAGGGGGGTGAGGACGGCGCGACCCGAAGCGTCCACGTTGGCCGAGAGTAGCGAGAAGCCCCAGACAAGGCACGATGCACAGGGTATCCACCGGAATACCTGCAGGCCGTGAAGACCTTCCTGAGCGCGGGGAGGAACAGCACTGCTCCTGTAAGCGGATCTGTGGACTGCCTGCCGGAGCGCCTGGGGCTCTGCGCTAATCAGATCGCCAATATGGCGGGTAGCGGGTGATCCGTTGTAGCTGCGTGGTTCGCCGACCACGTCCCAGATGCAACCGTTCCATTCGACGCGCGCCGGCGACGCAGGCTCGGAGGAGCCGCGGCCATGGGCGGGGTCGGGAAGAGGTCGACGGGGCCGGTGACCTGAGATCGCCCCAGATCAACTTGATGAAGGTGCGAGGGTGTTGAGATAGATGCTGGAGTGGCCGCCCTTCTCGGTGCGGCAGTGGGAGGTCTCCTCGGCGCGGGCGGGACCATCGGCGCGGCTGCGCTGACCGGACCAACTCAAGGGCGCAGCCAGCACTCACAGTGGCGACGCCAGGGGCGGCGCGAGGTTTACAGCCGGTTCCTTGAGGCCATTACGGCTGTGGCACCGTAGACGGGAGCTGCGACCAGGCTGAACGGCATCGACGCGCTCGTATCACGACCGAAAGGCCCCGTCACGGGCCAGTCGTAACGGACTAGATTCAGCACATCCGCAGCATTCACGAGCCATGCTCGTCGATGAGCTACATAGGCCCCGTCCTGCACTACCCCCTCGGCGAAGGCACCCGACTCTGTCGCCTGGCAACGCCTGCAACAAATCAACGAGCATCTGAAACGCAGGAGCGGGGCGGCTGTGCGGCCATCCTGAAATCCGCGCGCACACGGTCCCAGCGGCTGAGCAGGGATGGTAACTGACAGCCACGCATGGTCTCCGCCGACGTACCGTGCACCGCACACATCACCAATGGCAGGGAGCTTGGGGGCGCGCGGTGACCGAACTGAAGATCCCGGAGATCTACTGGGACGACGAGAGCGCCATACACCTGCTGGTCGAGTACTTCACCAGCCGACGCTCGACCGGCGATCTGTTCTACTCCGGCGCGCACTTCGAGCGCCTGGGCGGGGGCGGTGACGCCAAGCACGTCGCCGACCGCTTCGACACCAACGACTTGGTGGCCATCACCATGCTCAGCGTTTCCCTTGAGCCGCACGGAGCGATCAACTTGCTGACCGATCCCGACGGGCACTGGGCACGACTGCTGTCGCTCATCCCTCGCGACGCCCGCTTGGAGGATCCTGGAAGCGATGCCCTCATAGCAGAGGGCGGGCCCGCATGGGAGTTGTGGGAACGCCTGGCTGACAAGAAACACTCGAACAAGCCCGACGGCAGCGGCCCGGTCATCGCAGGCAAGCTACTGGCCCGCAAGCGTCCCCACCTGATCCCGATCTACGACATCCGCATAAAACAGCTCTTCCAACGGCCGAAGAACGATCACTCCTTCTGGGCCGCGCTGGCAGCGGCCCTCCGGGCGGACAACGGCACCTTCTACGACCAGCTGGTCCATCTTCGTAACAAGGCAGGTATCGGCGAGGACATAGGCGTCCTGCGCATATTCGACGTCATCGCCTGGATGCACCAAGGCGGGTAGAGTCAGGCGGCAGCGACCTGAGTGCCATGGCCACGCGCATTGGGCTCCTCTCTGGTCGACGCAGATCCTCTGTTTGCCGGCGACGGCGGCTGGACTGCTTGCCCGCAGGGCAGAGCGACACCGCAGCGTGGCGAGACCGCGTCCCGGCCGAAACGCCGGTCCAGCCCTTGAATGCGGGCTCCTGCCAAGGACTCCAAGCTGCAGCCAAGCGCCGACTGCCTACCGTTTCAACCGATAACTACGACGCCGTTGTCCACCCGCCCTGCCTGCCGACCTGAGAACTGCTTTCCGACTTCAGCTTCGCCATCGCAGGCGCAAGGTGTTTTCTCCAGGAATTCCACCATTCAGTTGATTCCGAGATGCGCCGAGAATCAATATATATCACGTCTCGCGAGATAGAGCCGCGCTGCGGATCATGCTCGATATCGCCCGCCCGAACCAAGACCTGGTATGCATCTGGCCAACTAGCAGGATTATCCAAGTCTATACGAAGATCATCAACGATCCTGCGCAATACCGCCTGACTCGACAAGACGCGCTCAATGGACCTTGTACCCGTTCCGTGAGCACCCGCAATACTGACGATAAAGTGACCCGACCCCCTATCTTCGTCCACGAGTACGTTAGGAATCTTAGTCATTAGGAGGTAATCGGTCCTAAGGAAGTCGTCAGTCCAAAGATCTGGATAGTAGCGATTCCCCGGCCCCTGGATGCTCCAGTTAGGCCGAGCTGTCGGCTCACCTAGCCCCAGCACCCAACGCTTGGCCCTCGCCTTTATCTGCTCGCTATCAAGGTTCCAGCTAAATGGCAGATGGGACGCCAGCCCTGCCTTAAAGAGGCAATCTGGACGATTGGACGCCTCCACGTACCCGAAGATGAGACGAGAGAGCCCCTCGGAGGTAGGGCTCCCAAGCAGAATTTGGCTGTCGCTTATACGTTCCCATACCTCCGGCACCACCTTCGCTTTGCGACGTTGCTCACCGCTCAGCACTGCATGCAGGGCTGTTGCATTGTCCGGATGGATCGCGTCGCCCGAGGAGAATAGCGGGTGCGCAGATTGCTGCTTGTATCCAGTCTCACGTAGCTGCAAGGTTCCGATAGTCAACGCTTCTCTTGACCCCGCCACGAATTTAACATCGCTTCGCAACTTTTTAAGTCGGGCGTATGTGGGCCTACTTATAACCAGCGCGCCACCTAGCGTTGTCGCGGCATATGCAGCTGCTTGTAGATCTTCAAACATCATGATGCGCTCGCAAATACAAGCAATGCAAGAAGAAGCTCTTGGGAGTGTCAGTTGGCACACCGGCCAACGACACACACGCTGCTCACCAAGAGTGAACAACCCCATTTTCCTTTAGTGCCTCTTCCATCATGCGCCGGTCAGGCTGCCGGCAGCAAACCAGGAACCCCACTTCGGAGATGGGGTACTGGCTCTAGCTAATGGGCCAACCAGCAGCACCCGAGCGCCCGCCCCCAAGGAAGGACGCGGGCACTGGCAAGTCATCTCCTACGCCGTGCTGGTCGGCCCCGTTTCTCCCCGGTACCCGTCCCGGCGGACCTTCGCGTGCGCCGGGAGCAGGCTCAGTGACGCGGCCTCGATGAGCACCTCGGTTTTCGTATTGTGGCTGGTTGGGGGCTCGAACCTGCGGCCACCCCATGCGTCAGGTTCTGCGTCTCGGTGAACCGGAAAACATCGACGACTCCGCTATCACCTGCGGTGATCGTCCGATTCGGGCATGATCCCGCGTCCTAGCCAGCCCGCGACCGACACCGTTCCTGCCCGATTAGGTCGTGTGCGATCCGGGGCGCAGTGCGGTCTGCATCACTGTTCGGCAGCGGTCCCATGAGGCGGGGACGAGGTGGCCGTAGACGTCGACGGTGGTTTTGATCGATTTGTGCCCCAGCCAGCGGGAGACCTCGTGGATAGGGATGCCGTGGGCGAGGGCGGTGGAGGCGAAGAAGTGGCGCAGGCCGTGCGGGGTGTACTTCGCGTTCCCGTCCGGCTTGACGATGCCCGCGGCCTTGAGTGCCTTCCTGAAGTGGTAGGCGTAGGTGTTCGCCGTGGGCATGATGCCCTTGCCCCGGTCGCGCGGCGCGAACAGCACCTCCATACCGGCCGTCGGCACCGTTCCCCACTCCCACAGGTGCGCGTCGATCTCCTCGGCGAGGAAGGCGGGCAGGGGAACGTCCCGGTACTCCCCCTCGGCTCGGTGCTTGAGCGGGATGAAGCGGGTCTTGCAGTCGTCGCGGTGCGCCTTCGCGCTGACCTGCCGGCGCACGCGCAGGAAGTCGGAGCGGACACAGTCGGTGGTGAATGCCAGGGTCTCGCTGATGCGCAGGCCCGCCCCGGCCTGCAGGTACACGGTCAGGCGGTACTGGGGTGAGATCTGCTTGGCGATGAGATCGACCTCGTACAGGGTGGGGATCTCGTCCTCGTCGACCGCGTGCGTCGCGCTACGGGGCAGTTTGATGCCCTCAGTGGGGTCATCCGCCCTTCTCTTCTCTTTGATCGCGGTCTGGAAGAGGCTGGTGACCATCTTCATGCGATCGCACACCGTACTCGAGGCGAGGTTCTTCCCCAGCGCAGCGACGAAAGCCTCGACGTCCTTGCTCTCCACCCCCGCGATCGTCTTGCCACCCAGGCGAGGGAGTAGATGGATCCGCAGGAAGCTCTCGTAGTTGCGGTAGGTGGAGTCGCTGATGACCTGGCGCTCCAGCCACTCCGCGGCGTAGGCGCGCAGGGTGACCTCACCGCGTTTGGGGTCGAGGTAGAGGCCCTCGTACTTGTCGTGTTGCAGCCTGTCGGCGAAAGCGTCGGCTTGGGACTTCTTTTCGAAGCTCGGCTGCCGTTCAGCGCCGGCCGGTTCGCGGTAGCGGACCGTCCACGGATGTCCGCACCGGGGCTTTGTGCACGGGTAGTTGACGTTGCGTTTGTCGCTCTTGCACCTCTGGTAGACGGTGGCCATCGCGCCTGACTCCTTGCTCGCTCGCTTCGGGTACCCGGTCTCACCCGTAGTGCTCCTCCAGGTAGTTGGCGATGTCGCGCTCGCGGAACCGCAGGAGACGCCCGACCTTCTGGGGTTTGATCCCCCAGGCGCGGTACTTGTTCCTGACAGTGACCTCACTGACCCTCAGCCACGCCGCGACCTCTTCCACGGTCAGCAGCCGGTTGCTCCCACCTCGCGTCATGCGCCCACCGCCCCGTCCGGATCCATGGTGATCTCCCTTGTGCTCGGGTCTTGGGCCAGCGGTGCATGGCGCGGTGGCGGCCCGGCTACCGCACCGGGCATGGACGATGGACGCTCCATCTCGGCCATGGCGTCAAGCCCGCGATCTTGCGGGGTGAAGTCGCGCGGGAGGGGGGCGGTCATCACTCGCCTCGCCCCATGGGTGCCGCTGGTAGTCGGGATCGCGAAGGTAGAGGTAGGGGTGGGCGTCCGTGCATGGCTCGGTCGGCTGGTGCAGATCTCGAGGGATGGAGGTACGAGGTGGCTTGGCTGGCAAGGGGTAGGGCTGAGCGGCGGACATCGGCAGGTGGCGCCCGGGAGTGGGTCGGATCCGTCTGGTGCTGACGTGAAGTAATAGGGAAACCGGCGGCCGGAATTGTCATCGCCATCACGGATGTTCGGCATACGACGACGCGGGGAGAACGCGGCCGCCGTCCCAGGCAGACCTGTTCATGCGGCCGTGTTGCCGCAGCTCATGCAGATGAGAGTCGCCAACGAGCCACCGCCCTGTTCGCCGGATGTGCGGTGGAGCAGAATTTTCTTTGTTCGATACCGAATGGCGTAGCGGCAGCAGCTACGTTGCGGCACAGAGCTCCGACCACATCTCGCGCAGCACACCCTGTCCGCGACGGATCCGCAGCCGAGCACGGCCTGATCCAGCCGACAGACCGTCAGCCACATCCAGCTCCGATCCAGCGGCGGTTCGGATAACCAGGGATGACGACAGGTGACGAGACGTCAGCCCATCCAGCACGGATCCAGCACCGGGCACGACAACGGGGCCGACCCCGGATGGGACCGACCCCGCCTGACCTGCACATTTGCCAGATCGCTACATCAACGCTATGGCGCCGCTCAGACGTTGAACCGAAACTCCACCACGTCCCCGTCCTGCATCACGTACTCCTTGCCCTCCATGCGGGCCTTGCCGGCGGCGCGGGCCTCGGCCACGGAGCCGGTTTCGACGAGGTCGGCGAAGGAGATGACCTCGGCCTTGATGAAGCCCTTCTGGAAGTCGGTGTGGATGACACCGGCGGCCTCGGGGGCGGTGGCGCCCTTCTTGATGGTCCAGGCGCGGGTTTCCTTGGGGCCGGCCGTCAGGTACGTCTGCAGGCCAAGGGTGTCGAAGCCGACGTGGGCGAGGGTGGCCAGGCCGGGCTCGTTCTGGCCGACGGACTGGAGGAGTTCGAGGGCCTCGTCGTCGTCGAGCTCGGCGAGGTCGGCCTCCAGCTTGGCGTTGAGGAAGATGGCCTCGGCGGGGGCGACCAGGGCGCGCTGCTCGTTCTTGAAGTCCTCGTCGGAGAGCTCTTCCTCGTCGACGTTGAAGACGTAGAGGAAGGGCTTGGTGGTGAGGAGGTGGAGGTCGTGCAGCAGCTCGGTCTTCTCCGTGCCCTGGACGTAGCCGGCGGCGAAGAGGGTGCGGCCCTCCTCCAGGATGGCCTTGGCCTCCTCGACGGCCTTGACCTTCGGGGCGACGTCCTTCTTGATGCGCGACTCCTTCTGGAGGCGCGGCAGCACCTTCTCGATGGTCTGGAGGTCGGCGAGGATCAGCTCGGTGTTGATGGTCTCGATGTCGTTCTTGGGCGAGACCTTGCCGTCGACGTGGACGACGTTCTCGTCCTTGAAGGCGCGGATGACCTGGCAGATCGCGTCGGACTCGCGGATGTTCGCGAGGAACTTGTTGCCCAGCCCCTCGCCCTCGGAGGCGCCGCGGACGATGCCCGCGATGTCGACGAAGTCGACCGTGGCGGGGAGGATCTTCTGGGAGGAGAAGATCTCCGCCAGCTTGGTCAGGCGGGGGTCGGGGACGCCGACCACGCCGACGTTCGGCTCGATGGTGGCGAACGGGTAGTTGGCCGCCAGCACGTCGTTCTTGGTCAGGGCGTTGAACATGGTCGACTTGCCGACATTCGGCAGACCGACGATTCCGATCGTGAGCGACACGGTGGCGACTTCCCGGGGCGTGGAGGTGGGTGACGGGCGGCCGGCTCCGGGGGCCCGGCCGGTCGGGACCGAGCGGGGCCGGGGCGGCCGATCCCCCAGTCTACTGGGCCCGGCGCACCTGGCCGGGGGGACCGGGCGAGGCCCCCGTGAGGGCGCACGGCATCGAACGAAGCCCCCAAGACAGGTCAAAGTGCGTGTCCTGCGACCTATTAATCCCACTTAGCGGCCTACCGTTGCCGAGTGGAGCAACACGAAGCGCACACGACCCCTTACAGCCCTCCGCTGAGCGGCGGTCCGGCGACGGGCCAGGATGCCCGGCTCCCGCGCCCTGCCGAGGCGGTGGTCCCCGATCCCGACGACGACTTCCTCTCCGCGATGCGGGCCTCCGGGTACGCGTCGGTCCCCTCGGGCACCACGGTCACGGCTCGTGGTTACGCGCCGACGGTCGACGAGTACCGCAACCCGGTCCGCCCGTCGCCGCTGCCCGAGCCGGTAGGCCCGTCCACCACGGACGGCGACGAGACCGCGACCGTCTACCAGGCCCGGCCGCAGCGGCCCGCCCCCGCCCCGGTCACCGGCCTGCTGGGCCGGATGCCGGCCGCCAAGCTCACCGGACTCGGCTGCGGACTGCTGGCCACGCTCGCGCTGCTGTCGTTCGCGTACCTGGACCAGCTGCTCTTCCACGGGACGCAGACCGCGTACGGGGTGTTCTTCCTGCTGGTGAGCGTGTGCGCGGGGGCGTGGGTGCGGCCGTACGACCTGGTCGCCGCGCCGGTGGCGCTGCCGATCGCGTTCACGGCCGGCGCGCTGCCGATCCAGCACGGCCCGGCGGGGTTCCCCGGGCTGCTGATGGGCATCTTCACCGTCCTCGCGCTGAACGCGGGCTGGCTCTACGCGGGCACGCTGGCCTGCGGGCTGGTGGTGCTCGTCCGCAGGGCGCGGCTCAGCGCCCGGCGTCGGGCCAGCCGACCGGTGACGCGACAGCGGACCGGGCAGCGGCCGGACGGCCCGCGGCAGGACGAGCCGTCGCCGCGGAAACGGCCGGGGAACCGCCCCTCTCAGGTGGCCCGCCAGCCCGAGCGGCATGCGCCGCCATCGCGGCACCCACGATCCCCGCGTTGTTCTGAAGCTGCGCCGGTACGATCTCGGCCCTGATCCCCTCGATCAGCGGCAGGAACTTCTCCGCCTTGCGGCTCACCCCGCCGCCGATCACGAACAGTCCGGGCGAGAACAGCGCCTCCACATGCGCGAGGTACTTCTGGACCCGGTGCGCCCACTGCTGCCAGCTCAGCTCCTCGTCCTCCTTGACCTTGCCGGAGGCGCGCTTCTCGGCGTCGTGGCCGTGGAGTTCCAGGTGGCCGAGTTCGGTGTTGGGGACCAGGCGGCCGTCGGTGAAGACGGCGCTGCCGATGCCGGTGCCGAACGTGAGGACGATGACCGTGCCGCCCCGACCGCGGCCGGCGCCGAACTGCATCTCGGCCAGGCCCGCCGCGTCCGCGTCGTTGAGGAGCGTGACCGGACTGCCGCCGGCCTCGCCGCCGAGCCGCTCGGTGAGCAGCGCGGCGGCGTCCATGTCGATCCAGCCCTTGTCGACGTTGGCGGCCGTACGGGTCGTGCCGCCGGTGACCACGCCGGGGAAGGTGGCACCGACCGGGCCCGACCAGCCGAAGTGGTCCACGACCTGCTTGACGCAGTCCGCGACCCCCTCGGGGGTGGCCGGATGCGGGGTCAGGACCTTGTAGCGCTCGTCCGCCAGGTCGCCGCGCTCCAGATCCACCGGGGCGCCCTTGATGCCCGTTCCGCCGATGTCCACACCGAAGACCCTCATGGGAAAAGGCTAGGCGCGGAGCGGGCGGACCGCCCCCGGGATGGCCGAAGCGGCCGGCGGTCAGTCCTCGGCCGCCGCCCTGGCCTCGGCGCGCAGGTCGCGGCGGAGCTCCTTGGGGAGCGAGAAGGCGATGGACTCCTCGGCGGCGGTGACGGTCTCGACGTCGTCGTACCCGCGGGCGGCGAGCCATTCGAGGACGCCCTCGACCAGGATCTCCGGGACCGAGGCTCCGGAGGTGACACCGACCGTGCGCACGTCCGCGAGCCAGCTCTCGTCGATCTCCTCGGCGTAGTCGACCAGGTGGGCGTCGCGGGCGCCGGCGCCGAGCGCGACCTCGACCAGGCGGACCGAGTTCGAGGAGTTCTTGGAGCCGACGACGATGACCAGGTCGGCCTCGGCGCCCATCTGCTTGACCGCGGTCTGGCGGTTCTGGGTGGCGTAGCAGATGTCGTCGCTGGGCGGCGAGAGGAGGTTGGGGTAGCGGCCCTTGAGGGCGTCGACGGTCTCCATGGTCTCGTCGACGGAGAGCGTGGTCTGGGAGAGCCAGACGACCTTGTCGGGGTCGCGGACCTCGACGTTGGCCACGTCCTCGGGGCCGTCGACCAGGGTGATGTGCTCGGGCGCCTCGCCGCTCGTCCCGATGACCTCTTCGTGGCCCTCGTGGCCGATCAGGAGGATGTCGTAGTCCTCCTTGGCGAACCGGACGGCTTCCTTGTGGACCTTGGTGACCAGCGGGCAGGTCGCGTCGATGGTGGCGAGCTTGCCGCGCCTGGCCTCTTCGTGGACGACGGGGGCGACGCCGTGCGCGGAGAAGATGACGATGTTGCCCTCGGGCACCTCCTCCGTCTCGTCGACGAAGATGGCGCCCTTCTTCTCCAGGGTCTTGACGACGTACTTGTTGTGGACGATCTCGTGGCGTACGTAGACGGGCGCGCCGTACTGCTCCAGGGCCTTCTCGACGGCGATCACGGCGCGGTCCACGCCCGCGCAGTATCCGCGGGGCGCGGCGAGGAGGACCTTGCGGGTGTGCTGCGGGCCGGGAGTTGCAGTCATGCGTCCCATCGTAAGGCCGTGCCCGGGGGCGGCCGATCCCGTGGTTGCCGCAGACTGTCGACGTGCGGACGAAGGAGGCGGGATGGCGGACACGGTCGGCGTGACCACGGACGACGAGGCGCCCGGCGGCGCCGGATCGCTGCACCGGACGCTGTCGTTCCGGGACCTGGTGGTCTACGGGCTGCTGTTCATCGCCCCGATGGCGCCGGTCGGGATCTTCGGCACCCTCCAGGCCACGTCGCACGGTGCGATCACGGCGGTGTACGTGGTCGCGACGGTCGCGATGGCGTTCACGGCGTATTCGTACGCCCAGATGGTGCGGGTCGCCCCGAAGGCCGGGTCGGTCTACGCGTACGCGCGGGCCGGCCTGGGCGAGGGCGCGGGGTTCGTCGCCGGGTGGATGGCGATGCTGGACTACCTGCTGATCCCGGCGGTGGCGTATCTGTTCTCCGGGATCGCGCTGCACGCGCTGGTGCCGCAGGTGCACCAGTGGGTGTGGACGGCGGTCGCGGTGGTGGTCACGACACTGCTGAACCTGTGGGGGGTGCGGACCGCGGCGGCGGTCGGGTTCGCGGTGCTGGCGATGGAGATCGCGGTGCTGGTGGTCTTCGTGGTCGCGGCGGGGTGGGCGCTGGTGGCGCACGGGGCGCAGCGCGGCTGGGCGGTGCCGCTGACCGGGGAGGGCGGGTTCTCGCTGGACGCGTTGCTGGCGGCGGTGTCGGTGGCGGTGCTGTCCTATCTGGGCTTCGACGCGATCGCGTCGTTCGCGGAGGAGGCTTCCGGCGGTTCGCGGCGGGTGGCGCGGGCCGTGGTGACGTGCCTGGTGGTGGCCGGGGTGCTGTTCGCCGTGCAGACGTATCTGGCGGCACTGCTGGCCCCGATGAGCGCCGCGGAGCTGGCCGCGAAACCGGGTGAGCAGGGGGCCGCCTTCTATACGACGGTGGACTCGACGGTGGGCGGCTGGCTGCACGATCTGGTGGCGGTGAGCAAGGCGATCGGGGCGGCGTTCGCGGCGCTGGCCGGGCAGGCGGCGGCCGGCCGGCTGCTGTTCGCGATGGCCCGGGACCGACGGCTGCCGGGGGCGATGGCCAAGGTGGACGCGGGCAGCGGGGTGCCGCGCCGGGCGCTGCTGGGGGCGGCGCTGGTGACGCTGGTGGCGGCGGTCTGGGCGGCCACCCGGGACGACGGGCTGGACCGGCTGTCGTCGATCGTGAACGTCGGTGCGCTGACCGCGTTCGCGCTGCTGCACGCGTCGGTCATCGGGTGGTTCCGCATCCGCGGGCGGGAGGGGGCGTCCGGCGTACTGCGGCACGTGGTGGTGCCGCTGGCGGGGCTGGCGGTGGTGGTCGCGGTGATCGTCGAGGCGTCGGGGACCGCGCAGGCCGTGGGCACGGTGTGGCTGGCGGCCGGGCTCGGGGTGCTGGCGGTGCAGTACGCGCGCCGGCCGCGGGCGGGCGCGACGAAGGGCTGACGCCGGGGTCCGCTGCCGGGGCGGCCGCTGCCGGGCCGGTCCCGCAGCGCCGCCGGGCCGGCACTGTCAGTGGCCGCCGCTACTCTCGCTCGTATGGCTGTCTCTACGTCTCCGGAAGCGCCGATCCCGGTCGGCGAGGTGTCCCGGCTCATCGGCGGGTGGATCGACCGGCTCGGCGCGGTGTGGGTCGAGGGGCAGATCAC
This window encodes:
- a CDS encoding N-6 DNA methylase — encoded protein: MATENEAPGAAVTAAEIARLAGVTRAAVSNWRRRRSDFPSPVGGTSVSPLFSLAQVQQWLQDQREGREVSGEVRLWQALRGTYGENMAIALAAVGDYLLGGRGELTDRAARGAVDGLVAQRTPTEVMDGLCGRLLESTARAALDGASTPRLARAVREFAGETSGTVFDPACGIGSLLVAVGGGAVQCRLGQDTHVDATRVAQVRAALAATGTAAPVQVVAGDSLRADAFPDLRADLVVCEPPTAVADWGREQLLIDARWGAGVPSRGESELAWLQHCYYHTAPGGRAVVVLPASVAHRRSGRRIRAELVRRGGVAAVVALPQGLAASHALPLHLWLLSRPPAPGRATGTVRMVDLSANSPDGPWEPQSHQEAEVPLIDLLDDEVDLTPSRYVREPEPDYAVEYAKLREDLDTRLSRMRALLPELPPRGQADGLDDGVPVAVSDLLAAGLVSLDGDELISVSDQLDPDYVRGFAGSAANARRSTSSSGTFRADLQAARLPRMDVERQHRYGDAFRSLGAFERELAELARLGDRAARLARDGLTGGALDPPPNRDGGNAEHQSTTTDGYAAVGREDRTL
- a CDS encoding DUF6308 family protein, producing the protein MTELKIPEIYWDDESAIHLLVEYFTSRRSTGDLFYSGAHFERLGGGGDAKHVADRFDTNDLVAITMLSVSLEPHGAINLLTDPDGHWARLLSLIPRDARLEDPGSDALIAEGGPAWELWERLADKKHSNKPDGSGPVIAGKLLARKRPHLIPIYDIRIKQLFQRPKNDHSFWAALAAALRADNGTFYDQLVHLRNKAGIGEDIGVLRIFDVIAWMHQGG
- a CDS encoding tyrosine-type recombinase/integrase, translated to MATVYQRCKSDKRNVNYPCTKPRCGHPWTVRYREPAGAERQPSFEKKSQADAFADRLQHDKYEGLYLDPKRGEVTLRAYAAEWLERQVISDSTYRNYESFLRIHLLPRLGGKTIAGVESKDVEAFVAALGKNLASSTVCDRMKMVTSLFQTAIKEKRRADDPTEGIKLPRSATHAVDEDEIPTLYEVDLIAKQISPQYRLTVYLQAGAGLRISETLAFTTDCVRSDFLRVRRQVSAKAHRDDCKTRFIPLKHRAEGEYRDVPLPAFLAEEIDAHLWEWGTVPTAGMEVLFAPRDRGKGIMPTANTYAYHFRKALKAAGIVKPDGNAKYTPHGLRHFFASTALAHGIPIHEVSRWLGHKSIKTTVDVYGHLVPASWDRCRTVMQTALRPGSHTT
- a CDS encoding helix-turn-helix domain-containing protein, yielding MTRGGSNRLLTVEEVAAWLRVSEVTVRNKYRAWGIKPQKVGRLLRFRERDIANYLEEHYG
- the ychF gene encoding redox-regulated ATPase YchF, encoding MSLTIGIVGLPNVGKSTMFNALTKNDVLAANYPFATIEPNVGVVGVPDPRLTKLAEIFSSQKILPATVDFVDIAGIVRGASEGEGLGNKFLANIRESDAICQVIRAFKDENVVHVDGKVSPKNDIETINTELILADLQTIEKVLPRLQKESRIKKDVAPKVKAVEEAKAILEEGRTLFAAGYVQGTEKTELLHDLHLLTTKPFLYVFNVDEEELSDEDFKNEQRALVAPAEAIFLNAKLEADLAELDDDEALELLQSVGQNEPGLATLAHVGFDTLGLQTYLTAGPKETRAWTIKKGATAPEAAGVIHTDFQKGFIKAEVISFADLVETGSVAEARAAGKARMEGKEYVMQDGDVVEFRFNV
- the ppgK gene encoding polyphosphate--glucose phosphotransferase; this translates as MRVFGVDIGGTGIKGAPVDLERGDLADERYKVLTPHPATPEGVADCVKQVVDHFGWSGPVGATFPGVVTGGTTRTAANVDKGWIDMDAAALLTERLGGEAGGSPVTLLNDADAAGLAEMQFGAGRGRGGTVIVLTFGTGIGSAVFTDGRLVPNTELGHLELHGHDAEKRASGKVKEDEELSWQQWAHRVQKYLAHVEALFSPGLFVIGGGVSRKAEKFLPLIEGIRAEIVPAQLQNNAGIVGAAMAAHAARAGGPPERGGSPAVSAATARPAAGRPAAARSAVASPVGWPDAGR
- a CDS encoding 4-hydroxy-3-methylbut-2-enyl diphosphate reductase, yielding MTATPGPQHTRKVLLAAPRGYCAGVDRAVIAVEKALEQYGAPVYVRHEIVHNKYVVKTLEKKGAIFVDETEEVPEGNIVIFSAHGVAPVVHEEARRGKLATIDATCPLVTKVHKEAVRFAKEDYDILLIGHEGHEEVIGTSGEAPEHITLVDGPEDVANVEVRDPDKVVWLSQTTLSVDETMETVDALKGRYPNLLSPPSDDICYATQNRQTAVKQMGAEADLVIVVGSKNSSNSVRLVEVALGAGARDAHLVDYAEEIDESWLADVRTVGVTSGASVPEILVEGVLEWLAARGYDDVETVTAAEESIAFSLPKELRRDLRAEARAAAED